A stretch of DNA from Methanoplanus endosymbiosus:
GTCTGGAGATAGTTCATAAACAGCTAAGGGATAAGGTTGTAAAAGCCGGAGAACAGGAACTATTTAAGGCAAGGGCCAAAGACAAAGGGACTGTAAAGGTAATTGACTTGATCACCGCAAGGCTGGATGCGAGATCAGACAATTTCTTTGCCGCAATTCCATCTCTTTTAATCAATGATGCCTTTATTCCGTCTGAATTCGTCTATGAGCATGAAAGGATGCTCACCGGAGGTTTTTATGCGGAAATTGAGGTTGAGTACGGGGCTACACAGGCAGAGGGACAGAGATCATACCCATTTACTGTGAAAAATCTCCGTCCGATTCAGCTTTCAAAAAGAAATGTTCTCGATGACCTTGCAGCCGGCAGGGAAAAGATGACAACAGAAGAGTGGAAGGATTTTCTCTGCCGGAGTGTCGGGCTTGAACCCTCTTCATTATCTGAGCGTGCAAAAGCAGTTCTCTTTCTCCGGATGATACCCTTTGTTGAAAAGAATTACAATTTTATTGAACTTGGTCCGAGAGGAACAGGTAAAAGTTACCTGTTCCAACAGATAAGTCCTTATTCCCATCTGGTTTCCGGCGGAAAAGCAACCGTTGCAAAGATGTTTGTTAATAATTCATCCGGACAGAGAGGGCTTGTCTGTCAGTATGATATAGTCTGTTTTGATGAAGTCTCCGGAATCAGCTTCGATCAGAAAGACGGCGTTAACATCATGAAAGGCTATATGGAGAGCGGAGAGTTTTCCAGAGGCAAAGAGAATATCAGGGCAGAAGGCGGCATTTCAATGCTTGGTAACTTTGACGTTGATGTTGAGCATCAGCAGAGAATCGGGCATTTATTTGGTCCGCTTCCAAAAGAGATCAGGGATGATACTGCATTCATGGACAGAATTCACAGTTACATCCCCGGATGGGACTATCCAAAAGTCCACCCTGACCTGCTGACTGAGCATTACGGTTTTGTCAGTGATTTCCTTGCGGAATCATGGAACCGGCTTAGAAATGAGAGCAGACTCCATAAAATCAGTGATAAGGTCTTTTTTGGAGATGCACTAAGCGGCAGGGACAGGCGTGCGGTCAACAAAACCATTGATGGGCTGTTAAAACTGCTCTATCCGTCATATGAGATGGAAATTGCAGAAGAAGATCTAGAGTGGGCTGTAAGAACTGCACTTGAATGCAGGAGGAGGGTTAAGGAACAGCAGAAGAGAATTGGTTCTGCTGAATTCAGAAATACTATGTTTAGCTACCGGCTTGGTGCTGATGGCATTGAGCAGTATGTTTCCACCCCGGAATTACACAGCGAGAATGAGATCAGTTCAGATCCTCTTCCTCCGGGACAGGTGTGGGGAATCGGGCCGGGAGATCAGAATGAAGGAAGCGGACTTTATAAGATTGAAGTTACCACAACTCCCGGTTCAACAATCCGGCTGATAAATGTTAAGGCTCCATCAGGGTTAAGAGAGAGTGTAAAGACTGCTGAACAGGTCTTATATACGCAGAACAGAATTCTGATTGGAGATCACAATCCAAAGGAGGCTGAATTTTCTATTCAGGTCAGATCTCTGACATCAGCAAAGGGTGGAAGCTCGATAAGTATGCCGATTCTTCTGGCTTTATGCTCTGCATCACTTGGAAAGAGTCTTAAGGGAGGAATTGTTGTTGTCGGTGGGATGAGTGTCGGAGGAACCATTGAGCCGGTTTATAATGCACTTGATATGGCAGAACTTGCTGCTGAGAATGGTGCTGTTGCAATACTTCTTCCGGTTGCCAGCAGGAAGCAGTTGATTGATATGTCAGATGAGCTTGCTTCCCGGCTTATGGTGATTTATTATAAAGATCCAAGGGATGCTCTGTTTAAGGTGTTGGGGGAGTGAAATAAACTCTCTGAGTATTCTTTTTTATTTTCTGTTTTATCTTGATTTACGCTTTCTTTGGCATATTGAAGCCCTAATTTGAGGAAATTTATTTATATTTTCTGAACATAATTTAATATTATGGGGATTTCGCAGAAAGCGGAGGATGATGTGTTAATATCGTCTAAAGCGAAAAGGAAAGATGAAAGGGGTACTCTTGATAAGGAAATTAGCTCTATTTTTAATCATATTTATGGTAATAATTCATATAGGAACAGGTTCTCAAAATTGGAACTTAACCAGATAGTCAGCTATTATGGAGAAATAAAAGAAATTGTCAATCCTGATGGTGATCCTCAATATAATACTTCCGAAATAAAAGAATTCCTGAAAAAGAAAAGAGATACATCTCAATATAGAGTAAAGGATGGATTTGTATATCAGAAGGTTACTCAAAAAATTAAATCAAAGAAACAGAAGGAGCTGGAGTTGGAAAAAAAACGAAATGAAGAAAATAAGGAAAAAGGGAAATCTGAAAGATTAAATATTCAAAAACAGGTGAAATTACGGTTTGATCCCAAACTTGGATTTGAATTGACTCTTAAAGATTGTGATACAATAATTGCAGAAATAAAACCCGATACTCCTTTTAGCATTA
This window harbors:
- the brxL gene encoding protease Lon-related BREX system protein BrxL → MSFELDSLDEKTADLFEGYVVRKDLAREFAEKYPVPNYVAEFLIGKFCATTDEDEIAEGLEIVHKQLRDKVVKAGEQELFKARAKDKGTVKVIDLITARLDARSDNFFAAIPSLLINDAFIPSEFVYEHERMLTGGFYAEIEVEYGATQAEGQRSYPFTVKNLRPIQLSKRNVLDDLAAGREKMTTEEWKDFLCRSVGLEPSSLSERAKAVLFLRMIPFVEKNYNFIELGPRGTGKSYLFQQISPYSHLVSGGKATVAKMFVNNSSGQRGLVCQYDIVCFDEVSGISFDQKDGVNIMKGYMESGEFSRGKENIRAEGGISMLGNFDVDVEHQQRIGHLFGPLPKEIRDDTAFMDRIHSYIPGWDYPKVHPDLLTEHYGFVSDFLAESWNRLRNESRLHKISDKVFFGDALSGRDRRAVNKTIDGLLKLLYPSYEMEIAEEDLEWAVRTALECRRRVKEQQKRIGSAEFRNTMFSYRLGADGIEQYVSTPELHSENEISSDPLPPGQVWGIGPGDQNEGSGLYKIEVTTTPGSTIRLINVKAPSGLRESVKTAEQVLYTQNRILIGDHNPKEAEFSIQVRSLTSAKGGSSISMPILLALCSASLGKSLKGGIVVVGGMSVGGTIEPVYNALDMAELAAENGAVAILLPVASRKQLIDMSDELASRLMVIYYKDPRDALFKVLGE